The Eubacteriaceae bacterium Marseille-Q4139 genome has a window encoding:
- a CDS encoding DMT family transporter produces the protein MESKRIGHAAALATIIIWGTTFISTKVLLEAFQPVEILFFRFVMGYLALWLVCPRRLTGVGRRQELTFAAAGLCGICLYYLLENIALTYTMAANVSVIISVAPFFTALLSRRFARSEEKLGAGFFIGFAAAMAGIILVSFNGAQFELNPFGDFLAAAAAFVWACYSLLTKEIAGFGYPILLTTRRTFFYGLLFMVPALFFFDFEIGLSRFGNMTYLLNIIYLGLGASAMCFVTWNYAVKVLGAVRTSIYIYMVPVVTIVTSVLILDEPVTWLSAAGTALAILGLVISEYKRA, from the coding sequence ATGGAAAGTAAACGGATCGGGCATGCGGCCGCATTGGCAACAATCATCATATGGGGGACGACATTCATCTCCACCAAGGTTCTTTTGGAGGCGTTCCAGCCGGTGGAGATCCTGTTTTTCCGGTTTGTGATGGGATACCTGGCACTTTGGCTTGTCTGCCCGAGGCGGCTTACCGGTGTGGGCCGCAGGCAGGAGCTGACCTTCGCGGCCGCCGGCCTCTGCGGGATCTGCCTTTATTACCTTTTAGAAAACATCGCCCTGACCTATACGATGGCGGCCAATGTGAGTGTGATTATTTCTGTGGCGCCGTTTTTTACGGCACTTTTATCCAGGAGGTTTGCCAGGTCGGAGGAAAAACTCGGCGCCGGCTTCTTCATCGGCTTTGCCGCCGCCATGGCAGGGATTATCCTTGTGAGCTTTAACGGCGCGCAGTTTGAGTTAAATCCCTTCGGAGATTTCCTGGCGGCCGCCGCGGCCTTCGTGTGGGCATGCTATTCCCTTCTTACGAAGGAGATCGCAGGCTTCGGCTATCCCATTCTTCTGACGACACGGCGGACATTCTTTTACGGGCTCCTGTTCATGGTGCCGGCGCTGTTTTTCTTTGATTTTGAAATTGGCCTTTCGCGGTTCGGGAACATGACGTATCTTTTAAACATCATCTATCTCGGCCTTGGCGCGTCAGCCATGTGCTTTGTGACCTGGAACTATGCGGTGAAGGTTCTTGGAGCTGTGAGGACGAGCATTTATATTTACATGGTTCCGGTCGTTACCATTGTGACCTCCGTCCTGATTTTGGACGAGCCGGTGACGTGGCTTTCGGCGGCAGGGACGGCACTGGCGATTTTGGGGCTGGTGATTTCGGAGTATAAAAGGGCCTGA
- a CDS encoding DUF1847 domain-containing protein translates to MYTCADCGIHACREKEHENMPKNCPMRGEELVKEAMAEYKDPEVGRFFVTASEIEHDGYCQWPRLKETIVFCKRMGYKKVGLAFCIGLYKEAKVVAGLMRKEGLEVVSVVCKSGGIDKAEVGIPEEKKLKPGEHEAMCNPILQAKLLNEQKTEFNVALGLCVGHDSLFYRYSDAMVTTLVAKDRVLAHNPVGAIYCAEGYFKNRL, encoded by the coding sequence ATGTACACTTGTGCGGACTGCGGCATCCATGCCTGCCGGGAAAAGGAACATGAAAACATGCCGAAAAACTGCCCAATGCGCGGCGAAGAGCTGGTGAAAGAGGCCATGGCAGAGTATAAAGACCCGGAGGTGGGCCGGTTCTTTGTGACGGCCTCGGAGATTGAGCACGATGGCTACTGCCAGTGGCCGAGATTAAAGGAGACTATCGTATTCTGCAAACGGATGGGCTACAAAAAAGTCGGGCTTGCTTTCTGCATCGGCCTTTACAAAGAAGCAAAAGTGGTGGCCGGACTCATGAGAAAGGAAGGGCTCGAAGTGGTGTCCGTAGTCTGTAAGTCCGGCGGCATCGACAAGGCCGAGGTGGGAATCCCGGAGGAGAAGAAGTTAAAGCCGGGCGAACATGAGGCCATGTGCAACCCGATTCTCCAGGCCAAGCTCTTAAATGAACAGAAGACGGAATTCAACGTGGCTCTCGGCCTCTGCGTCGGCCACGATTCGCTGTTTTACCGGTATTCCGACGCCATGGTGACGACGCTTGTGGCAAAGGACCGTGTGCTAGCGCACAATCCGGTGGGCGCCATTTACTGCGCTGAGGGGTACTTTAAGAACCGGCTCTAA
- a CDS encoding IclR family transcriptional regulator yields the protein MPPDYSVRSVERALAILDCFSVEHTSFSLVELAKEIQLSASTTLRLLSTLEKNNYLYRNPSNSRYYLGARIAQLGNAVFTNMDICQEAQPFLQDLCKKYNESVGIYERNGDLRVCIARINSNQTLRSVLMVGNTYPLTRGAAGRVLLAHMPAADQERLLKDDPFTTMDALVQVKKDGYTISEGERDPAVESIAAPVFDADGNVSDAIFLTGPAGRLRSRFRPDLIEDLCQAALKLSIQMGYRPAEEK from the coding sequence ATGCCGCCTGATTACAGTGTACGATCCGTAGAACGCGCCCTGGCTATCCTGGACTGCTTCAGCGTAGAGCATACCTCTTTTTCGCTGGTGGAGCTTGCCAAGGAAATCCAGCTTTCCGCCAGTACGACGCTGCGCCTGCTTTCCACTCTGGAGAAAAACAACTATTTGTACCGGAACCCCTCCAACAGCCGCTACTATCTGGGCGCCCGCATTGCACAGCTCGGCAATGCCGTCTTCACCAACATGGACATCTGCCAGGAGGCCCAGCCCTTCCTCCAGGATCTGTGCAAAAAATACAATGAAAGCGTGGGAATTTATGAGCGAAACGGGGATCTGCGCGTCTGCATCGCCAGAATCAACAGCAACCAGACCCTGCGCTCCGTCCTCATGGTGGGGAATACATATCCGCTGACCCGCGGCGCCGCAGGAAGGGTGCTGCTCGCCCATATGCCAGCCGCCGACCAGGAACGCCTCTTAAAAGACGATCCCTTCACCACCATGGATGCCCTCGTTCAGGTGAAAAAAGACGGCTATACCATCAGCGAAGGCGAACGTGACCCGGCCGTCGAATCCATCGCCGCTCCCGTCTTTGACGCAGACGGAAACGTGTCCGATGCCATCTTCTTAACAGGGCCGGCAGGACGCTTAAGGAGCCGTTTCCGGCCGGATCTCATCGAAGACTTATGCCAGGCAGCCCTGAAGCTTTCGATCCAGATGGGCTACCGGCCCGCGGAAGAAAAATAG
- the aroE gene encoding shikimate dehydrogenase: MTSSITGHTGLICLLGSPCSHSISPMMHNAAFEALHLDYCYLAFDVDEEALPAAVEGLKAMHARGFNLTMPDKNRMAGLCDRLSPAAEIIGAVNTVVNDGGILTGHNTDGVGYMRSVKDAGFDILGKKMTLLGAGGAATAILVQAALDGVAEISVFLRPLSRFFSRAEETARILRERTDCKITLCDFGDLDLLKKELSESAILTNATSVGMAPDEDACPVPDASYLPQTLIVSDIIYNPKETKLLKMARENGCPAFNGSYMLLYQGAEAFRLWTGMEMPVEVVRERFFR, translated from the coding sequence ATGACCAGTTCCATCACAGGACATACAGGGCTCATCTGCCTTCTGGGAAGCCCCTGTTCCCACAGCATATCGCCCATGATGCACAACGCGGCCTTTGAGGCCCTTCATTTAGACTACTGTTATCTGGCCTTTGACGTGGACGAAGAGGCGCTTCCGGCCGCCGTGGAGGGCTTAAAAGCCATGCATGCCCGCGGCTTCAATCTGACGATGCCCGACAAAAACCGCATGGCCGGGCTCTGCGACCGCCTTTCCCCGGCGGCGGAAATCATCGGCGCCGTCAATACCGTCGTAAACGACGGCGGCATTTTGACCGGCCACAACACCGACGGCGTCGGATACATGCGCTCCGTAAAGGACGCAGGCTTTGACATCCTCGGGAAAAAGATGACGCTTCTCGGCGCAGGCGGGGCTGCCACGGCCATTCTCGTTCAGGCGGCCTTGGACGGCGTGGCGGAGATCTCCGTTTTCCTGCGGCCCTTAAGCCGGTTCTTTTCCCGCGCAGAGGAGACTGCCCGGATCTTAAGAGAGCGGACGGACTGCAAAATCACGCTCTGCGATTTCGGAGACTTGGATTTATTAAAAAAAGAGCTCTCCGAAAGCGCCATCCTGACAAACGCCACCTCCGTAGGCATGGCACCGGACGAAGACGCCTGCCCGGTTCCCGACGCCTCTTACCTTCCCCAAACCCTGATCGTCTCCGATATTATCTACAATCCAAAAGAGACGAAGCTTTTAAAGATGGCGCGGGAAAACGGCTGCCCGGCCTTTAACGGAAGCTATATGCTTCTCTACCAGGGCGCCGAGGCCTTCCGCCTCTGGACCGGGATGGAGATGCCGGTGGAGGTGGTGCGGGAGAGGTTTTTCCGGTAA
- a CDS encoding YqeG family HAD IIIA-type phosphatase, producing MLETFYPERYEKDAYGIPYKRLYEKGYRGIIFDVDNTLVPHGAPADGKAKALFEELRAIGFETCILSNNKEPRVSPFANEVKSPYLFKANKPSKKGYEKAMERMGTSRETTVFVGDQLFTDVWGARRTGVFSILVKPINPKEEIQIVLKRRLEAVVLWFYRRERKKRKGQAEDFVKNS from the coding sequence ATGTTAGAGACATTTTACCCGGAGCGTTATGAGAAAGATGCATATGGGATACCCTACAAAAGGCTTTATGAAAAGGGATACCGCGGCATCATCTTCGACGTGGACAACACGCTGGTGCCCCATGGAGCGCCGGCTGACGGGAAAGCGAAGGCGCTGTTTGAGGAGCTTCGTGCCATCGGCTTTGAAACCTGCATCCTTTCCAATAATAAAGAGCCGCGTGTCTCACCTTTCGCCAACGAGGTAAAAAGCCCGTATCTTTTTAAGGCGAACAAGCCGTCGAAAAAGGGCTATGAAAAAGCCATGGAACGAATGGGGACAAGCCGGGAGACGACGGTGTTTGTCGGTGACCAGCTTTTTACGGACGTCTGGGGTGCCAGGCGCACCGGGGTTTTTTCGATCCTCGTAAAGCCCATCAATCCCAAAGAGGAGATCCAGATCGTCTTAAAGCGGCGGCTGGAGGCCGTGGTGCTCTGGTTTTACCGGCGGGAACGGAAAAAACGGAAGGGACAGGCTGAGGATTTTGTAAAAAACAGTTGA
- the nrdR gene encoding transcriptional regulator NrdR yields the protein MKCPFCNASDTKVIDSRPADDNSSIRRRRQCEQCGKRFTTYEKLETMPLMVIKKDNSRETYDRAKLEKGILLSCHKRPVASHQISTMIDEIENQIFGMEEREIPANLIGELVMRKLKDVDEVAYVRFASVYREFKDVNAFMEELEKFLKNK from the coding sequence ATGAAATGTCCGTTCTGCAATGCGTCCGATACGAAGGTCATTGATTCCAGGCCGGCGGATGACAACAGCTCCATAAGGCGCCGCAGGCAGTGCGAGCAGTGCGGGAAGCGGTTCACGACCTACGAAAAGCTGGAGACGATGCCGCTCATGGTGATTAAAAAGGACAATTCCAGAGAGACTTATGACCGCGCCAAGTTAGAAAAGGGAATCCTTCTTTCCTGCCATAAGCGTCCCGTGGCTTCCCATCAGATCAGCACGATGATCGACGAAATCGAAAACCAGATTTTCGGCATGGAGGAGCGGGAGATCCCGGCGAACCTGATCGGCGAGCTGGTGATGCGGAAATTAAAGGATGTGGACGAGGTGGCTTATGTCCGGTTCGCATCGGTGTACCGGGAGTTCAAGGACGTCAATGCATTTATGGAGGAACTGGAGAAGTTCCTCAAGAATAAGTAG
- a CDS encoding hydroxymethylglutaryl-CoA lyase, with protein sequence MKYGKEIVLCEVGPRDGLQSEKSTLTTKQKVELIDDMGKAGFRFIEVGSFVSPRAVPQMADTDEVFRRLEPYPGVEYRALIANLRGVERAAACGCKKVKLNVSASRAHNLANLNCTPEESVAGFAACVEKAKETGIGISGSISMAFGSPWDKEIPVDDVKRVVEAYLNVGITEISLSDAAGVAYPGQVYEMGQEMKREYPQVDWWFHFHNTRGLGIANVLAGMDAGFTHFDTSFAGVGGCPFVPGAAGNVTTEDVLHMCGQMKIATGIDLDQAIAISRKVVSMLGHSTDSYILRAGKASELLRELPKGQIKNQTGK encoded by the coding sequence ATGAAATACGGAAAGGAAATTGTCTTATGTGAGGTGGGGCCGCGAGACGGCCTGCAAAGCGAGAAATCCACGCTGACGACAAAACAGAAGGTGGAACTGATCGACGATATGGGAAAGGCGGGCTTCCGGTTTATTGAGGTCGGGAGCTTTGTAAGTCCCAGGGCTGTGCCGCAGATGGCAGATACGGACGAGGTTTTCCGGCGGCTCGAACCGTATCCCGGCGTGGAGTACCGGGCGCTGATTGCCAATCTCCGCGGCGTGGAGAGGGCGGCGGCCTGCGGCTGCAAAAAGGTGAAGTTAAATGTTTCGGCCAGCAGGGCTCACAATCTGGCGAATCTAAACTGTACGCCGGAGGAAAGCGTCGCCGGGTTTGCGGCATGCGTGGAAAAGGCGAAGGAGACAGGAATCGGGATTTCCGGCTCCATTTCCATGGCTTTCGGCTCTCCCTGGGATAAGGAGATCCCGGTGGATGACGTAAAGCGGGTGGTGGAGGCGTATCTGAACGTGGGAATTACGGAAATTTCCCTGTCGGATGCGGCCGGTGTCGCATATCCCGGTCAGGTTTATGAGATGGGGCAGGAGATGAAGCGGGAATACCCGCAGGTGGACTGGTGGTTCCATTTCCACAATACCCGCGGCCTTGGAATCGCAAATGTGCTGGCAGGCATGGACGCAGGTTTTACCCATTTTGACACCAGCTTTGCCGGCGTCGGCGGCTGTCCGTTCGTGCCGGGGGCGGCCGGGAATGTGACGACTGAGGATGTGCTCCATATGTGCGGGCAGATGAAGATTGCCACGGGAATCGATCTGGATCAGGCCATCGCCATCAGCCGGAAGGTGGTTTCCATGCTGGGCCACAGCACTGACAGCTATATTCTGCGGGCGGGAAAAGCCAGCGAGCTTTTGCGGGAACTCCCCAAAGGGCAGATCAAAAATCAGACAGGAAAGTAG
- a CDS encoding RNA polymerase sigma factor: MCMEDAELVKKMISGDMDAFDRLMEQYQAEALRAAYLISGNHADSEDIVQETFVSCYLNRSQIKNPEAFRSWFYKSLSRNAWRICKRRRREQPAEEVYEERPSSSSVLSEVIRDEEEREICRAIESLPVKQRTVIVLYYYNQMSIREIAKVCGCLEGTVKSRLFGGKARLKKLLEDMEQKGEKTWTILS; this comes from the coding sequence ATATGCATGGAAGATGCGGAGCTGGTAAAGAAGATGATATCCGGCGACATGGACGCGTTCGACCGGTTAATGGAACAGTATCAGGCGGAGGCTCTGAGGGCAGCATATCTGATTTCAGGAAACCATGCGGACAGTGAGGATATTGTCCAGGAGACTTTTGTTTCCTGTTATTTGAACCGGAGCCAGATCAAAAATCCCGAGGCCTTCCGGAGCTGGTTTTATAAAAGCCTGTCACGGAATGCCTGGCGGATCTGCAAAAGAAGACGGCGGGAACAGCCGGCGGAGGAGGTTTACGAGGAACGCCCAAGCAGTTCCAGCGTGCTTTCCGAGGTGATCCGGGACGAAGAGGAGCGGGAGATCTGCCGGGCAATTGAGTCGCTGCCGGTAAAACAGAGGACCGTGATTGTCCTGTATTACTACAACCAGATGTCCATCCGCGAGATCGCAAAGGTCTGCGGCTGCCTGGAGGGAACCGTGAAATCGCGTCTCTTTGGCGGGAAGGCCAGGCTTAAGAAGCTTTTGGAGGACATGGAACAGAAAGGAGAAAAGACATGGACGATTTTATCTTAG
- a CDS encoding bifunctional metallophosphatase/5'-nucleotidase, whose amino-acid sequence MHIQEGKRMRIRKMTAGFLSAAFLVLLSAGTVFAADQDIIILHTNDVHCGIEDGIGYSGVALYKKQMEAQTPYVFLLDAGDAIQGAPIGTLSDGGYIVDIMNEIGYDFAIPGNHEFDYGMERFLELSDLLSCGYYSCNFMDLKTGETKLPGYKMERFDDVDVAFVGVTTPESFTKSTPAYFQDASGQYIYGFCEDETGEALYTKVQAAADEARAAGAEYVILVGHLGKDGITEKWSAGAVIKNTTGIDAVIDGHSHQEYEEFMENKNGDMIPVAQTGTKLNALGKLTITPDGAIKTELVKEIPASGEKTVTVKSGDSLSRIAKRELGSYSAWTNIYEANRDTIKDPNLIYAGMVLKVPGSSEAEEGKQTDPETDLFIAAIESQYEESLKTVLGHTDVDLAESDPETGARAVRSKETNLGDFCADAYRFVLGTDIGLMNGGGIRTGIPAGDITYEDMLNVYPFGNMICAARVTGQQIWDALEMGARFLPEESGSFLHVSGLTFTIDTSVPSGVQLDDKQNFTGVEGEYRVRDILVNGEPLDPQKTYTVASHNYMLKNGGSGMAMFNGCEIIKDDVMVDVDTLSAYVRDFLGGSVKDGYENPMGAGRITIK is encoded by the coding sequence ATGCACATACAGGAGGGGAAGAGGATGAGAATCAGAAAAATGACGGCAGGATTTTTGTCAGCCGCGTTCCTTGTGCTGCTCTCGGCAGGCACGGTTTTTGCGGCCGACCAGGACATTATAATCCTGCACACCAACGACGTTCACTGCGGCATTGAAGACGGGATCGGTTATTCCGGCGTGGCGCTCTATAAGAAGCAGATGGAAGCGCAGACGCCGTACGTGTTCCTTCTGGATGCCGGCGATGCCATCCAGGGCGCACCCATAGGGACGCTTTCGGACGGCGGCTACATCGTGGACATCATGAACGAGATCGGCTATGACTTTGCGATTCCGGGAAACCATGAATTTGACTACGGCATGGAGCGGTTTCTGGAGCTTTCGGATTTGCTTTCCTGCGGCTATTATTCCTGCAATTTCATGGATTTAAAGACGGGAGAGACGAAGCTTCCGGGCTACAAGATGGAACGGTTTGACGATGTGGACGTGGCATTTGTGGGTGTCACCACACCGGAAAGCTTTACGAAATCGACGCCGGCTTACTTCCAGGACGCGTCCGGACAGTATATTTACGGATTCTGTGAGGATGAGACGGGAGAGGCTCTTTATACAAAAGTCCAGGCGGCGGCCGATGAGGCCAGGGCCGCAGGCGCCGAGTATGTGATTTTGGTGGGCCATCTCGGAAAAGACGGCATCACGGAAAAATGGAGCGCCGGAGCCGTCATAAAGAACACGACGGGCATCGACGCCGTGATCGACGGCCATTCCCACCAGGAGTATGAGGAGTTCATGGAGAATAAGAACGGGGACATGATTCCTGTGGCCCAGACCGGCACAAAGTTAAATGCCCTTGGAAAGCTTACGATCACGCCGGACGGCGCCATCAAAACAGAGCTTGTAAAGGAGATTCCGGCGTCCGGCGAAAAGACGGTCACAGTGAAAAGCGGCGACAGCTTGAGCCGCATTGCCAAGCGGGAGCTGGGCTCTTATTCGGCATGGACGAATATCTATGAGGCTAACCGGGATACGATAAAGGATCCGAACCTGATCTATGCCGGCATGGTGCTCAAGGTACCGGGCAGCAGCGAAGCCGAAGAAGGAAAGCAGACAGATCCGGAGACGGATCTTTTCATTGCGGCCATCGAAAGCCAGTATGAAGAGTCCTTAAAGACTGTTCTGGGGCATACCGACGTTGACCTCGCGGAAAGCGACCCGGAAACCGGGGCCAGGGCTGTCAGAAGCAAAGAAACGAACCTTGGCGATTTCTGTGCTGATGCATACCGCTTTGTGCTGGGGACGGATATCGGCCTCATGAACGGCGGCGGAATCCGTACAGGAATCCCGGCCGGCGACATCACCTATGAGGACATGTTAAATGTCTATCCCTTCGGCAATATGATCTGTGCGGCCAGGGTGACAGGACAGCAGATCTGGGATGCTCTCGAGATGGGGGCAAGGTTCCTTCCGGAGGAGAGTGGCAGCTTCCTCCATGTATCGGGCCTGACCTTCACCATTGATACGTCCGTGCCGTCCGGCGTCCAGCTTGACGACAAGCAGAATTTTACCGGCGTCGAGGGCGAGTACCGCGTAAGGGATATTCTGGTGAACGGCGAGCCGCTGGATCCCCAGAAGACATACACGGTGGCCTCTCACAACTATATGTTAAAGAACGGCGGCAGCGGCATGGCGATGTTTAACGGCTGTGAGATCATCAAGGATGATGTGATGGTTGATGTGGATACGCTGTCGGCTTATGTCCGCGATTTCCTGGGCGGAAGCGTGAAGGACGGGTATGAGAACCCCATGGGAGCCGGGCGGATTACAATCAAATAG
- a CDS encoding CPBP family intramembrane metalloprotease — MTQNTSSYVKNLPGAIALSFLCMFCVLLAGSLTSGIARVFFPLGYFLRFLVYAGLTFLIVRKLCSMSGLTMPECRITSFRLSFLSVFWAVLLPVFLFAAACMGSRGSWQMCSRLTKEHLENLFYSLFYTGICSGLVEEAAFRGYMLSLCERRLGKAGAFLVSTFFFVLPHVYGSGGDFTVLASRILLYVSLCSLFTLVTFHDNSIWGAVLIHASWDIFAAGDRIVSVSLEPETGVFFTYVLESEPYIMAASPAAGAFLGAAAVIFCCLVTAAVLKGRQKPDIRGKSSISS; from the coding sequence ATGACTCAAAACACTTCTTCCTATGTCAAAAACCTTCCGGGTGCCATAGCCCTGTCTTTTCTTTGTATGTTTTGTGTTCTTCTTGCCGGCTCCCTTACGTCGGGAATTGCCCGAGTCTTTTTCCCGTTGGGATATTTTCTTCGGTTTCTCGTCTATGCCGGCCTGACATTTTTGATTGTCAGAAAGCTCTGTTCCATGAGCGGCCTGACCATGCCGGAGTGCAGGATTACCAGCTTCCGTTTAAGCTTTCTCAGTGTTTTCTGGGCCGTTCTTTTGCCGGTTTTCCTTTTTGCCGCGGCATGCATGGGGAGCAGGGGAAGCTGGCAGATGTGCAGCCGCCTGACAAAAGAGCATCTGGAGAACTTGTTTTACTCCCTCTTTTATACCGGAATTTGCAGCGGTCTCGTGGAGGAGGCGGCATTCCGAGGCTATATGCTGAGTCTGTGTGAACGGCGATTGGGAAAGGCGGGCGCATTTTTGGTGTCGACCTTCTTTTTTGTTCTTCCTCATGTGTATGGAAGCGGGGGAGATTTTACGGTTCTGGCATCCAGGATTCTTTTATATGTTTCGCTCTGCTCTCTGTTTACCCTGGTGACGTTTCATGACAATTCCATCTGGGGCGCCGTGCTGATCCATGCATCATGGGATATTTTTGCGGCGGGGGACAGGATTGTTTCTGTGAGCCTGGAGCCGGAGACGGGGGTATTTTTTACTTATGTGCTGGAATCTGAGCCGTATATTATGGCGGCATCGCCTGCTGCCGGCGCTTTTTTAGGCGCTGCGGCCGTTATTTTCTGCTGCCTTGTGACGGCTGCTGTCCTGAAAGGGAGGCAAAAGCCAGATATTCGCGGGAAATCTTCAATTTCCAGTTGA
- a CDS encoding YlmC/YmxH family sporulation protein, protein MRLSELKRKEVINICDCKRLGFVGDVDFDACSGQILALIVPGPGCICGFLGREKEFVIPFCDVCQIGDDIILVKLPEPPPRP, encoded by the coding sequence ATGCGTTTGAGTGAATTAAAGCGCAAGGAGGTCATCAACATCTGCGACTGCAAACGCCTTGGTTTTGTGGGCGACGTGGACTTTGATGCGTGTTCCGGGCAGATTCTGGCGCTTATCGTGCCGGGGCCCGGCTGTATCTGCGGCTTTTTGGGGCGTGAGAAGGAATTTGTGATCCCCTTCTGCGACGTGTGCCAGATTGGGGACGACATCATTCTCGTAAAGCTTCCGGAGCCGCCGCCCAGGCCATAA
- a CDS encoding helix-turn-helix domain-containing protein, which yields MKKEVRTAVYDRKLKVEAYRFEGMVRPFPPHFHEHYVIGCVESGRRTLSLRNREVFIGPGDLVVFHPGENHGCTQSGGDAFGFCGFSVSKAAMAEISQAAGQRGLPVFSQNVISDGSMAGCFQEIHEALMRGDSQEKGEAFFAFLSALMERNGGRTKTEGLTCRGEIGLACGFMAAHFAEHISLGDICRYAGLSKSALCRAFLKEKGITPYRYLENVRVNEARRLLEQGTAPLEAAVRTGFSDQSHFTNYFSRFTGLAPGVYRDMFREKKKEEKQDGK from the coding sequence ATGAAAAAAGAAGTCAGGACGGCCGTCTATGACAGAAAATTAAAGGTGGAAGCCTACCGGTTTGAAGGGATGGTGCGGCCGTTCCCGCCCCATTTCCACGAGCATTATGTCATCGGATGCGTGGAGAGCGGCCGGCGCACGCTTTCCCTGCGAAACCGGGAAGTTTTCATCGGCCCGGGGGATTTGGTGGTGTTCCACCCGGGCGAGAACCACGGGTGCACACAGAGTGGCGGCGATGCCTTTGGCTTTTGCGGCTTTTCTGTTTCAAAGGCGGCCATGGCAGAGATTTCCCAGGCGGCCGGGCAGAGAGGGCTCCCGGTGTTTTCTCAAAATGTGATTTCTGACGGCAGCATGGCAGGCTGTTTTCAGGAAATCCATGAAGCGCTGATGAGAGGAGACAGCCAGGAAAAGGGAGAGGCGTTTTTTGCGTTTCTTTCGGCGCTCATGGAAAGAAACGGCGGACGGACAAAAACAGAAGGCCTGACGTGCCGCGGGGAGATCGGCCTGGCATGCGGATTTATGGCGGCACATTTTGCCGAGCACATTTCCTTAGGGGATATCTGCCGTTACGCCGGCCTCAGCAAGTCGGCGCTCTGCCGGGCATTTTTAAAAGAAAAGGGGATTACGCCGTACCGGTACCTGGAAAATGTCCGGGTCAATGAGGCGCGGCGGCTTCTGGAACAGGGAACGGCGCCGTTGGAGGCGGCTGTGCGGACAGGGTTTTCCGACCAGAGCCATTTTACTAATTATTTCAGCCGCTTTACGGGGCTTGCGCCCGGCGTGTACCGGGATATGTTCCGGGAAAAGAAAAAGGAGGAAAAACAGGATGGAAAGTAA
- the efp gene encoding elongation factor P encodes MVSAGDFRNGVTLEIDGQVVQIIEFQHVKPGKGAAFVRTKLKNVINGGVVERTFRPTEKFPSARIDRVDMQYLYEDGDLYNFMDMNTYEQIALNKDIVGDALKFVKENEVVKVCSYNGSVFSVEAPLFVELEITDTEPGFKGDTATGATKPAIVETGAQISVPLFVNQGDKVKIDTRTGEYLSRA; translated from the coding sequence ATGGTATCAGCTGGTGATTTTAGGAATGGCGTTACGCTTGAGATTGACGGACAGGTTGTACAGATCATCGAATTCCAGCATGTAAAGCCTGGAAAAGGCGCTGCTTTTGTTAGAACGAAACTGAAAAACGTAATCAACGGCGGTGTTGTGGAGAGAACCTTCCGCCCGACTGAGAAATTCCCGTCTGCAAGAATCGACCGTGTGGACATGCAGTATCTGTATGAGGACGGCGATTTATATAATTTCATGGATATGAACACCTATGAGCAGATTGCCCTCAACAAGGACATCGTCGGCGATGCCTTAAAGTTCGTGAAGGAGAACGAGGTTGTCAAGGTCTGCTCCTACAACGGAAGCGTATTCTCCGTTGAGGCTCCGCTTTTCGTAGAGCTGGAGATCACCGATACGGAGCCGGGCTTCAAGGGCGATACGGCTACGGGTGCAACCAAGCCGGCTATCGTTGAGACTGGCGCACAGATCAGCGTTCCGCTGTTCGTAAACCAGGGCGACAAGGTTAAGATTGATACGCGTACCGGCGAGTATCTTTCCAGAGCATAA